One stretch of Oncorhynchus tshawytscha isolate Ot180627B linkage group LG19, Otsh_v2.0, whole genome shotgun sequence DNA includes these proteins:
- the LOC112218542 gene encoding enhancer of mRNA-decapping protein 4 isoform X6: MTHLWKDASPSENQSKTSFNGELNGLLGADLIGAGDRSTMAESTGPNSENMNTQECQIICLSGDDGSTCIPITSNNVEIVASRDSSIDSKARGSNKVKIQPVAKYDWEHKYYYGNLIAVSNAYLAYAIRGANNQAMIRVLSLGSAERTLLKGFTGAVTDLAFAHLDSTLLGCVDEAGNLVIWQLTCHSSKILDQVIVHVRRPEDTPLNSNRRLIWCPFILEDNEENPEDASQTLALLHEDRAEVWDLEILRSNNDTWPVDATDLKDGVITIKGHTDRISEGALSPDGTVLATASHDGYVKFWQIYIEGQDQPSPLPGFFHRCLHEWQPHNGNPLSCLLFCDNHKKQDPDVPFWRFLITGADQNQELKMWCTVSWTCLQTIRFSPDPFNSSVLPCLKASLDLSAECLILSDVQRKVLYVMELLQDQEKGRASFTAVSEFLLTHPVLSFGVQDVSHSRLCHTEVLPPDEESESMTADGNQGTMESKAGIQIKLYCVHTKSLQDVQIWFQPNLGSGSSLFLPHSNSNNGFGELGFSDHLTDMSVEGLSSDKESGCGSENDLCKIPALADFLSPSGTAAMPKLMTPDAFMTPTASVPASPGSSASSLTIVTAMSSNSDSGASDGNVCRGGEELTQSPKMSVESNSILIAGLGDNMPMYHLPQETTPHTLMFPLTYPLRPLQGLPSPNPPLSLDPQVIEPMLIQQASPTRARSPDVISSASTAMSQDIPEIASETLQRGLGGVSGAESRETLPALHTDSMASAASALHLLSPRNRNSSDHGHLPLELGAVVGAVEAEQRLSNTPSLLENALSQENAAASCSDNNVSHPWPAAPDITRETRNSLRDNGLGDCSREEIKDRHMSSPYHRRTYHLTQNDSQDASAEQSDHDDEVASLESSSGNCGTRSSQRLPVKEWKSSPRGSPKLKRKSKKDDGDASHASQSRQPEQHHQQMNPEVLEELLILLRNQQREIAELHQSQLELLQRVTGHMDAVQSSVIAHVEHVMVSQQEHEQRRMERILAEGHTRNQQLQEHLSQQLGQTLSNTLCNRLDKTLREEMKKTVPPTITKSLEPVTAQMSNTIAAKLTAVEAALKENVSKVVKSKNTTDAIGRAAAEAMQGPIQAAYKDAFQGIVLPVFERGCQSMFQQINESFKQGTHEYIQQLETHVKNKKQHEQEARDPMIGQLQQMIDTFQNSTDQLATTITASVRSEVQHQLHMTVGNLQDSILTQVQRIVKGEVSMAMKEQQAAVNSSIMQAMRSAAGTPVPTAHLDYQAQQASILQLLQQGQLNQAFQQALSASDLNLVLYVCETIDSQQVFGQHPCPLIQPVLLSLIQQLSTNLATRSELKISYLEDAVMNLDHGDPVTRDHMSAVLSQVRQKLFQFLQSDPHSPLSKRARRLVMMLQGLVNH, from the exons GAGCAAACAACCAGGCCATGATCCGTGTGTTGAGCTTGGGCTCGGCAGAGCGCACCCTCCTGAAGGGCTTCACTGGTGCAGTCACAGATCTGGCctttgcacacctggactccaCCCTGCTGGGATGTGTTGACGAGGCCGGTAACCTGGTCATCTGGCAGCTCACCTGCCATAGCAGCAAGATCCT CGATCAAGTCATTGTCCACGTCCGGAGGCCTGAGGACACACCTCTGAACTCCAATAGGAGGTTGATCTGGTGTCCCTTCATCCTAGAGGACAAtgaagagaaccctgaggatgcCAGCCAGACCCTGGCCCTACTGCATGAAGACaga GCTGAAGTGTGGGATCTGGAGATCCTCCGCAGCAACAATGACACCTGGCCAGTAGATGCCACTGACCTGAAGGACGGAGTTATAACCATAAAAGGACATACAGAT CGCATCAGTGAAGGTGCCCTGTCTCCGGATGGCACAGTCTTGGCCACAGCCAGTCATGATGGATATGTAAAGTTCTGGCAAATCTACATTGAAGGACAGGACCAGCCAAG TCCTCTCCCCGGCTTCTTCCACAGATGTCTACACGAGTGGCAGCCCCACAACGGGAACCCCCTttcctgcctgctgttctgtgaCAACCACAAGAAACAGGACCCAGA TGTTCCATTCTGGCGCTTTCTGATTACTGGAGCTGATCAGAACCAGGAGTTGAAGATGTGGTGCACAGTGTCATGGACCTGCCTGCAGACCATCAG GTTCTCTCCAGACCCGTTCAACTCCTCAGTCCTGCCCTGTCTGAAGGCCAGTCTGGACCTGTCTGCAGAATGCCTCATCCTCAGTGACGTACAGAGAAAG GTGTTGTATGTGATGGAGTTGTTGCAGGACCAGGAAAAAGGCAGAGCCAGCTTCACAGCCGTGTCAGAATTTCTACTCACACACCCTGTGCTTAGCTTCGGTGTTCAGGATGTCAGCCACAGCCGCCTGTGCCACACGGAGGTCCTCCCGCCAGATGAGGAGAGCGAGAGTATGACTGCAG ATGGCAACCAGGGCACAATGGAATCCAAAGCTGGGATCCAAATCAAGCTATATTGTGTTCACACAAA GTCCCTTCAAGATGTGCAGATCTGGTTCCAGCCAAACCTTGGCTCTGGCTCATCCTTGTTCCTGCCTCACTCAAACTCAAATAATGGCTTTGGTGAGTTAG GTTTTTCAGATCACTTGACAGACATGAGTGTGGAAGGTTTGAGCTCTGATAAGGAGTCTGGATGCGGCTCCGAAAATGATCTCTGCAAGATTCCCGCTCTTGCTGACTTCCTGTCCCCCTCCGGCACTGCTGCTATGCCCAAGCTCATGACCCCTGACGCCTTCATGACCCCCACTGCTTCG GTCCCAGCCTCCCCAGGCAGCAGTGCCAGCAGCCTGACCATAGTGACAGCCATGAGCAGCAACTCTGACAGTGGCGCCAG TGATGGTAATGtctgcaggggaggagaggagctgaccCAGAGCCCTAAGATGTCTGTGGAGAGCAACTCCATCCTCATCGCAGGCTTAGGGGACAACATGCCG ATGTACCATCTTCCACAAGAGACCACTCCTCATACGCTCATGTTCCCCCTCACCTACCCCCTCCGCCCTCTACAGGGGCTTCCCTCTCCAAACCCGCCCCTCTCGCTGGACCCGCAGGTCATTGAGCCTATGCTGATTCAGCAGGCCTCTCCTACCCGGGCCCGCTCTCCGGACGTCATCTCGTCTGCCTCCACGGCCATGTCTCAGGACATACCTGAGATCGCCTCTGAGACACTGCAGCGAGGCCTGGGGGGGGTGTCTGGAGCTGAATCTCGAGAAACTCTCCCAGCcctccacacagacagcatggcttCTGCAGCCTCagctcttcacctcctctctccacgaAACCGGAACAGCTCTGACCATGGCCATCTACCCCTGGAGCTGGGTGCTGTAGTAGGAGCAGTGGAGGCGGAACAGAGGCTCAGTAACACCCCCTCACTACTGGAGAACGCCCTGTCACAGGAGAATGCCGCTGCCTCCTGCTCAGACAACAATGTGAGCCACCCGTGGCCTGCAGCTCCTGACATCACACGGGAAACACGCAACAGCCTGCGAGACAATGGCCTGGGAGACTG CTCGAGGGAGGAAATTAAGGACAGACACATGTCCTCTCCATACCACAGACGCACCTACCACTTAACCCAGAATGACAGTCAGGACGCCAGTGCAGAACAGAG TGACCATGACGATGAGGTGGCCAGTCTAGAGTCGTCTTCAGGGAACTGTGGAACCAGGTCGTCTCAAAGACTGCCAGTGAAGGAGTGGAAGAGTTCTCCCAGAGGCTCCCCTAAACTTAAGAGGAAGAGTAAAAAAGATGATGG GGATGCATCTCATGCCTCTCAGTCCAGGCAGCCTGAGCAGCATCATCAG CAGATGAACCCAGAGGTGCTGGAAGAACTCCTGATTTTGCTCCGTAACCAGCAGAGGGAGATAGCGGAGCTCCATCAGAGTCAGCTGGAGCTGCTTCAGAGAGTGACGGGCCACATGGATGCCGTGCAGAGCTCTGTCATAGCCCACGTAGAGCACGTCATGGTCAGCCAGCAGGAGCACGAAC agaggagaatggagagaatcCTAGCAGAGGGACACACCCGTAACCAGCAGCTCCAGGAGCATCTCTCGCAGCAGCTGGGTCAAACTCTCAGTAACACCCTTTGTAATCGGCTGGACAAGACTCTCCGAGAGGAGATGAAGAAGACTGTTCCTCCCA CTATCACCAAGAGCCTGGAGCCTGTCACTGCCCAAATGAGTAACACCATTGCTGCTAAGCTGACGGCTGTGGAGGCAGCACTGAAGGAGAACGTTAGCAAAGTCGTGAAGTCAAAG AACACCACAGATGCTATTGGCCGAGCAGCTGCCGAGGCAATGCAGGGGCCTATCCAGGCTGCCTACAAGGATGCTTTCCAGGGCATTGTGCTGCCTGTGTTTGAGAGAGGCTGCCAGTCTATGTTCCAGCAGATCAATGAGAGCTTCAAGCAGGGCACCCATGAGT ATATCCAGCAACTGGAGACCCATGTGAAGAACAAGAAGCAGCATGAGCAGGAAGCACGGGATCCTATGATTGGCCAGCTGCAACAGATGATTGACACGTTCCAGAACTCAACGGATCAGCTGGCCACCACCATCACAGCAAGTGTCCGCTCTGAGGTCCAGCATCAGCTCCACATGACGGTGGGAAA TTTGCAGGACTCGATCCTGACCCAGGTGCAGCGCATTGTGAAGGGTGAGGTGAGTATGGCCATGAAGGAGCAGCAGGCAGCTGTGAACTCCAGCATCATGCAGGCCATGCGCTCTGCTGCAGGCACGCCTGTCCCCACCGCACACCTGGACTACCAGGCCCAGCAAGCCAGCATCCTGCAGCTGCTGCAGCAGGGACAGCTCAACCAGGCCTTCCAACAG GCCCTGTCAGCCTCTGACCTGAACTTGGTTCTCTATGTGTGCGAGACCATCGACTCCCAGCAGGTgtttggccagcatccctgcccCCTCATCCAGCCAGTGCTGCTGTCCCTAATACAGCAGCTGTCCACTAACCTGGCCACACGCTCTGAGCTCAAGATCAG ttACTTGGAGGATGCTGTGATGAACCTGGACCATGGTGATCCGGTGACGAGGGACCACATGAGTGCGGTGCTGTCCCAGGTCCGACAGAAGCTGTTCCAGTTCCTGCAGTCAGACCCACACAGTCCTCTCAGCAAGAGAGCCCGGCGCCTGGTGATGATGCTTCAGGGCCTGGTCAATCACTAG